A stretch of DNA from Candidatus Pantoea bituminis:
TGGAATTGGCCCGGCGGCGGGACGCCTGATGGCTGATCTGGTGTTGGGTCGCCAACCGGTGGTGGATCCCCGTGCATTCCGCTTTTCGCGTTTTAGTGACGGCTCAAAAATTGAAATTATCACCGGCTTTTGACTTGTCGGGCGAGACTGCCCGACGTTGCGTTCCCTGACCTGAGGAAAAAGATGAGCGATAAGTTTGCGGATCACCTGCCCCCTATTTCGCGTCGGCAGGCATTGATTTATCTGGCATCGGGTACGGCGGCGCTGGCGATGCCTTCGCTGTTTGGCGGTAACATGGCGCGTGCGGCGATGCCCGGCGCAGGTAAGGGTGGGCAAATGGTCGTGGGCTTTTCGCAGGAGCCGACAGTGTTTAACCCTTTAATGCCGCATATTGAGGTGGATGATGGTCTGCATTTTAGCCTGTTCGATCAGCTGATTGGTGTAGATGACAAAGGCAATTTGTTTCCTAAACTGGCGACAGAAGTGCCGACGCTGGAAAACGGTGGTATTAGCGCGGATGGCCTGAATTTCCATCTCAAACTGCGGGATAACGTGAAATGGCACGACGGTAAACCTTTCACCGCGGAGGACGTTAAATTCACGTTGGAGCTGCTGGTAGATGCCAACTTCCGCAGTTGGACGCGTACCGGGCATGAACTGGTACGCGACATTAAGGTGGTATCACCAACCGAAATTACCTGGCGGATGGAGAAACCGTACTCGCCTTATACCTCTATTCTGGCCGCCACTTTTATTGTGCCTAAGCATGCTTTCGACGGCGTAGCCGATAAAAACACCGCTCCTTTTAACACGGCACCCATTGGTACCGGTCCTTTTAAGTGGCAGCAGCGCGTGCCGGGCGATCACATTGAGCTGGTGGCAAACAAAAGCTATTTCCTCGATGGGCCGATGCTGGAACGGCTGATTTATAAATACATCCCCGATCTCAATGTGATGTATACCCAGTTCGCCTCCGGTGATATCGATGTGGTGGGCTTGCAGTGGATTACCGCCGATCACTATGACGAAGCGAAGAAGCTGCCCAATAAAGTGGTGGATGTGTTTCAAAGCGCCACCATTGAGAACTTTGCGTTCAACCTTGGCAAGCCGCAGTTTCAGGAGCTTGCCGTGCGCGAGGCGCTGTATTACGCCATCGACAAACAGACGATTATCGACGCGCTCTATTACGGTTTGCCGAAGCCGACCGAAACCTACATGCCGATGCAGTCATTTTATTTCAATCCCGACCTGCCGAAGCATGAATACAATCTCGATAAAGCCAAAAAGCTGCTCGATGATGCGGGCTGGAAACCGGGCGCGGGCGGTATTCGCGAAAAGAATGGCGTACGGCTGTCGTTCAGTAATTCCACCACTGCGGGCAATCATCTGCGCGAACAGATGCAGCAATTTATCCAGCAAAGTTTTCAGGAAATTGGCGTGGAGATGAAAATTGCTAACCTGCCACCGGCAGTGATGTGGGGCGATTTCTGGATGCTGTCAAAATATGACAGTGCGATTGTCGGACTGAACTATCTCACCGGTTCCGATCCCGATACCGCTAATTACATGCATTCAACGTCCATTCCCGTGCAGGGCGGAGCAGGGCAGAACGTGTTCCAGTATAAAAATCCAGAAGTGGATACCTTGCTGGTTCAGGGTGCAGCAGAGTTTTCGCCAGAAAAACGTAAGGCAACCTACCTGAAAATCCAGGCGCTGGTGCGTAAGGATATGCCGGTGTTAACGCTGTTTACCTTCGCTAACGTGCGCGGCTACAAGCAGGGCGCAGAGAATATTACGCCAAATATTAACGTGCGTATCGACAGTTGGAACGTGAACAGCTGGGGCTGGAAAGCCTGATGGGTTAGCGCGTTTTGCTTCACCTTAAGCCTCTTTTTCCGCTTAAGAGGCTTAAGGGCGGCGCAAACCAGTGGTACATCGCTCTGAGGAGAATGCGTATGGCAGCTTTTCTGTTGAGACGCGTGGGGCAGAGCCTCATTCTGCTGTTTTTGGTTTCGATCATTGGCTTTACGGCACTGAATTTGGCACCGGGTGGCCCACTCTCGCAATTTGCCTTAACGCCGGGTATGACGCAGGAAGCGATGCAGCGTATTGCTGAACAGATGGGACTCAATCGTCCTTTGCCGGTGCAATATTTTGACTGGTTAAGCCATCTGGTGCGCGGCGACTGGGGGCGTTCTTACCGCGACGGTGAACCGGTGTTGCGCATTATCTTCTCGCATCTGCCTGCCACGCTGTTGTTAATGGTGAGTTCAATGGTGCTGTCGATTACCATCGGGGCCTGGGCGGGAATCAAGAGCGCAACCCAGCGCAACAGCCTGTTCGATCAGGTTTCCACACTCTCCTCAATGATCGCGCTGTCAATTCCCACTTTCTGGTTCGGTCTGGTCGCGATCTATTTCTTCTCGCTAAAGCTGCAATGGTTGCCCGCTGGCAATATGTACACGGTGGGCGATGGGTCGGTGCTGGATGTGTTGCGTCACTTGATCCTGCCGGTTTTGGTGCTGACCTTCGTGGATGTGGCGATCTGGAGCCGCTACATGCGTACCGCCACGCTGGAAGTGATTCATCAGGACTTCGTCAAAACAGCTCGCGCCAAAGGTGTGCCGCCGCGTCGGGTGCTGATGAAGCATGTGGTCGGTAACGCACTTTTACCGATGATCACGCTGGCGGGCATGCAGCTTCCTACGGTGCTGGGCGGTGCGTTAGTGGCAGAAACGGTATTCACCTGGCCTGGCATGGGACGGCTGTTCCTGGACAGTTTGGGGTACAGCGATTATCCGGTGGTGATGGGGCTGCTGATGTGTTCAGCCTTGTTGGTGTTAGTGGGCAATTTACTGGCTGACGTAATAACTGCGCTGGTCGATCCGCGCATTCGTCCAACCTGAGGTGAATATATGGCTTCTTCAGTATTAGCACCGCCGGTGATCAGAGTGCGCTGGTGGCACAACCGGACGCTGCAGCGTTTTATGCAGCATCGACTGGCTTGTGCCAGCCTGATCATCATCATTCTCATGGCGCTGGCCTGCGCCTTCGGCCCGCTGCTGCTGCCGTTTGACGATCTGTTTATTGATCTGCGCGCGCGCTTTGCGCCACCGATGACCGGTTATCACTGGTTGGGCACCGATCCGTTAGGCCGTGACGTGTTGGCTCGCTTATTAATGGCGGGACGTATTTCACTGCTGGTTGGGTTTTTCGCTATGGTACTTAGCATTATGCTGGGCACCGTTGTCGGCATTGTGGCGGGCTATTACGGCGGGCGGATGGGTGCGCTGTTAATGCGCATCGTAGATGCTTTTCTCGCTTTCCCAAGTGTCTTTTTGCTGCTGGCGCTGGCTGCGTTTATCAAACCCAGCCCGGCGATGATCACCGTGATTATCGCCGTAACCAGCTGGATGGAGGTGGCGCGTATTGTTGAGGCAGAAGTCCGCTCGCTGCGTGAAAGGGAATATATTTTAGCAGCCAGAATGCTTGGCTTATCTGGGCGATGGATTATGTTTCGCGAGCTGTTACCCAATGTCGTGGGGCCGATTATCGTCGCTGCCACATTGACGGTGGCACGCGCCATTCTGCTG
This window harbors:
- a CDS encoding peptide ABC transporter substrate-binding protein; translation: MSDKFADHLPPISRRQALIYLASGTAALAMPSLFGGNMARAAMPGAGKGGQMVVGFSQEPTVFNPLMPHIEVDDGLHFSLFDQLIGVDDKGNLFPKLATEVPTLENGGISADGLNFHLKLRDNVKWHDGKPFTAEDVKFTLELLVDANFRSWTRTGHELVRDIKVVSPTEITWRMEKPYSPYTSILAATFIVPKHAFDGVADKNTAPFNTAPIGTGPFKWQQRVPGDHIELVANKSYFLDGPMLERLIYKYIPDLNVMYTQFASGDIDVVGLQWITADHYDEAKKLPNKVVDVFQSATIENFAFNLGKPQFQELAVREALYYAIDKQTIIDALYYGLPKPTETYMPMQSFYFNPDLPKHEYNLDKAKKLLDDAGWKPGAGGIREKNGVRLSFSNSTTAGNHLREQMQQFIQQSFQEIGVEMKIANLPPAVMWGDFWMLSKYDSAIVGLNYLTGSDPDTANYMHSTSIPVQGGAGQNVFQYKNPEVDTLLVQGAAEFSPEKRKATYLKIQALVRKDMPVLTLFTFANVRGYKQGAENITPNINVRIDSWNVNSWGWKA
- a CDS encoding ABC transporter permease; the encoded protein is MAAFLLRRVGQSLILLFLVSIIGFTALNLAPGGPLSQFALTPGMTQEAMQRIAEQMGLNRPLPVQYFDWLSHLVRGDWGRSYRDGEPVLRIIFSHLPATLLLMVSSMVLSITIGAWAGIKSATQRNSLFDQVSTLSSMIALSIPTFWFGLVAIYFFSLKLQWLPAGNMYTVGDGSVLDVLRHLILPVLVLTFVDVAIWSRYMRTATLEVIHQDFVKTARAKGVPPRRVLMKHVVGNALLPMITLAGMQLPTVLGGALVAETVFTWPGMGRLFLDSLGYSDYPVVMGLLMCSALLVLVGNLLADVITALVDPRIRPT
- a CDS encoding ABC transporter permease, with protein sequence MASSVLAPPVIRVRWWHNRTLQRFMQHRLACASLIIIILMALACAFGPLLLPFDDLFIDLRARFAPPMTGYHWLGTDPLGRDVLARLLMAGRISLLVGFFAMVLSIMLGTVVGIVAGYYGGRMGALLMRIVDAFLAFPSVFLLLALAAFIKPSPAMITVIIAVTSWMEVARIVEAEVRSLREREYILAARMLGLSGRWIMFRELLPNVVGPIIVAATLTVARAILLEAYISFLGYGIQPPLPSWGNMLNGAQQYLLRAPWLALIPGIAITLAVTCFNFIGDGLRDALDSRSDKS